In a single window of the Pseudogemmatithrix spongiicola genome:
- a CDS encoding PIG-L family deacetylase, whose translation MSVRRLRAGARAALAGFALSMLIAPRLASGQERGAPALDQLLRGITVTGRVLMIAAHPDDEDTNLLATLARGHQVHAAYLSLTRGDGGQNLIGNELGEALGAIRTEELLAARRVDGAQQYFARAYDFGFSKNAEETFEQWDREALLGDVVRVIRSFKPHVVVSVWSGTRADGHGHHEAAGLLAQEGFDVAGDTLRFPVASHGTPWTPAKLYYGTRTRPAPLMLAAGAYDPVLGRSPAEIAAESRSMHRSQGFGAVQRRGAVNVGLRRLKTRVNDSTPAESERTLFDGVDTAFARLARLAGGRASALAGIPARMDSLRRVVDLREPGRIAPGLARVVSTLEYLRTAVPQCPLVPAPAATTTCDAELIELDAALERSLQRARAALAQAAGVLVEATARQELVAFGDAVQMVVTVYNRGRDTVELRSIAASGFPPQRFPRPVPIAPGRDTVLAAPVTGLVDLRPWWVGTRQGTAMFRDQESAGDGLARVTMGPATASVPAVSVAEDVRRVTDVRVGVMVAGTETIVDAGPVVYRFADPVLGEQNRPLGGVPPITIALDRTLEYVRAGVPLDRRLRVTVRSHTERPRMLRFRTLIPPGVRGEGLPDSLLLEPGATSELYITLKGQLAAGRHEFGVGVESEGTIFVEGFATIEYPHIRPQRMYRQSAAYLQAVPVNIPRGLRVAYVRGVSDASAPVLSQLEIPLTTLEADQLPLLDLTQYSTVVIGPRAYETSAELRAANPRLFEWVRGGGTLVVQYGQFEMAQPGMMPHPVEFSRPAARVTREDAPVRVLDAQSKLLRWPNRITDADWSDWVQERALYMPSTIDERYRTPLAMQDPEEPEQSGAILDLPMGRGRYVYTSLALFRQLPSGVPGGARLFVNLLSAGLPEGGAR comes from the coding sequence GTGAGCGTGCGGCGACTGCGGGCCGGCGCGCGGGCTGCGCTGGCCGGCTTCGCGCTCTCCATGCTGATCGCGCCGCGCCTTGCCTCCGGGCAAGAGCGCGGCGCGCCGGCGTTGGACCAGCTGCTCCGTGGCATCACGGTCACCGGGCGCGTGCTGATGATCGCGGCGCATCCCGACGACGAAGACACAAACCTGCTCGCGACGCTGGCGCGCGGGCACCAGGTGCATGCGGCGTACCTCTCGCTCACGCGCGGCGACGGCGGGCAGAACCTCATCGGCAACGAGTTGGGCGAGGCGCTTGGCGCGATCCGCACGGAAGAGCTGCTCGCGGCGCGTCGGGTGGACGGGGCGCAGCAGTACTTCGCGCGGGCGTATGACTTCGGCTTCTCGAAGAACGCCGAGGAGACCTTCGAGCAGTGGGATCGCGAGGCGCTGCTGGGCGACGTGGTGCGCGTGATCCGCAGCTTCAAGCCGCACGTGGTGGTGAGCGTGTGGTCGGGGACGCGCGCGGATGGGCACGGGCATCACGAGGCGGCGGGCCTGCTGGCGCAGGAGGGCTTCGACGTGGCCGGGGACACGCTGCGTTTCCCCGTGGCATCGCACGGGACGCCGTGGACGCCGGCCAAGCTGTACTACGGCACGCGCACGCGGCCGGCGCCGCTGATGCTCGCGGCCGGCGCGTACGATCCCGTGCTGGGTCGCTCGCCGGCGGAGATCGCGGCGGAGAGTCGCTCGATGCATCGCTCGCAGGGCTTCGGTGCCGTGCAGCGGCGCGGGGCGGTGAATGTCGGCCTGCGTCGCCTGAAGACGCGCGTCAACGACAGCACGCCGGCGGAATCGGAGCGCACGCTGTTCGACGGCGTCGATACCGCGTTCGCGCGGCTGGCACGTCTGGCCGGTGGCCGTGCGTCGGCGCTGGCCGGCATTCCGGCGCGCATGGATTCGCTGCGGCGCGTGGTGGACCTGCGCGAGCCGGGGCGCATTGCGCCCGGGTTGGCGCGGGTCGTCTCGACGCTGGAGTACCTGCGCACGGCGGTCCCGCAGTGTCCGCTCGTGCCGGCACCGGCAGCGACGACGACCTGTGATGCCGAGTTGATCGAACTCGACGCCGCGCTCGAGCGCAGCCTGCAGCGTGCGCGCGCGGCGCTGGCGCAGGCGGCCGGTGTGCTCGTCGAAGCGACGGCGCGGCAGGAACTCGTGGCGTTCGGCGATGCGGTGCAGATGGTGGTCACGGTCTATAACCGGGGGCGCGACACGGTGGAGCTGCGGTCGATCGCCGCCTCGGGATTCCCGCCGCAGCGCTTTCCGCGCCCGGTGCCGATCGCACCGGGCCGCGACACGGTGCTCGCCGCGCCGGTCACGGGCCTCGTCGACCTCCGCCCTTGGTGGGTCGGTACGCGGCAGGGCACGGCGATGTTCCGCGACCAGGAATCGGCTGGCGATGGCCTCGCGCGCGTCACGATGGGGCCGGCCACGGCTTCGGTGCCCGCGGTGAGCGTGGCCGAAGACGTCCGACGCGTGACGGATGTCCGCGTGGGGGTGATGGTGGCGGGGACGGAGACGATCGTCGATGCGGGCCCGGTGGTGTACCGCTTCGCCGATCCGGTGCTCGGCGAGCAGAATCGTCCGTTGGGCGGCGTGCCGCCGATCACGATCGCGCTGGACCGCACGCTGGAGTACGTGCGCGCCGGCGTACCGCTCGACCGCCGCCTCCGCGTGACGGTGCGCTCGCACACGGAGCGCCCGCGCATGCTGCGGTTCCGGACGCTGATTCCGCCCGGCGTGCGCGGCGAAGGGTTGCCCGATTCGCTGCTGCTCGAGCCCGGCGCGACCTCGGAGCTCTACATCACGCTCAAGGGCCAGCTCGCCGCGGGGCGGCACGAGTTCGGCGTCGGCGTGGAGAGCGAGGGGACGATCTTCGTCGAAGGGTTCGCGACCATCGAGTATCCGCATATCCGCCCGCAGCGGATGTACCGGCAGTCGGCGGCGTACCTGCAGGCGGTGCCCGTGAACATCCCGCGCGGCTTGCGCGTGGCCTACGTGCGGGGCGTGTCCGACGCGAGCGCCCCCGTGCTCTCGCAGCTGGAGATCCCGCTGACGACGCTCGAGGCCGACCAGCTGCCGTTGCTCGACCTCACGCAGTACTCGACGGTGGTCATCGGGCCGCGGGCCTACGAGACCAGTGCCGAACTTCGCGCGGCCAATCCGCGTTTGTTCGAGTGGGTGCGCGGCGGCGGCACGTTGGTCGTGCAGTACGGCCAGTTCGAGATGGCGCAGCCGGGCATGATGCCGCATCCGGTGGAGTTCTCGCGGCCGGCGGCGCGCGTCACGCGCGAGGACGCGCCCGTGCGGGTGCTGGATGCGCAGAGCAAGCTGCTGCGTTGGCCGAACCGCATCACTGACGCTGACTGGTCCGACTGGGTGCAGGAGCGCGCCCTCTATATGCCGAGCACGATCGACGAACGCTATCGCACGCCGTTGGCGATGCAGGATCCCGAGGAGCCCGAGCAGAGCGGGGCGATCCTCGACCTGCCGATGGGCCGTGGGCGCTACGTCTACACCTCGCTGGCGCTGTTCCGGCAACTGCCCTCTGGCGTGCCGGGCGGTGCGCGGTTGTTCGTGAACCTGCTGTCGGCGGGACTTCCCGAGGGAGGGGCACGATGA
- a CDS encoding NAD(P)/FAD-dependent oxidoreductase, translating into MNAAKPKARVVIIGGGFGGLNAARALAKRRDVEVLLIDRTNHHLFQPLLYQVATTSLAPSDITAPIRWVLREQKNVTTLLGTVEKIERRNRSIRVVGEPEPVHYDYLIVAPGTRHSYFGNDGWERWAPGLKSVEDARRIRKRFLLAFERAEWEEDEAARKALLTFVIVGGGPTGVELAGVLPEMCRVAFRPDFRRIDTSMVKVILLEGGPRILPAFPERLSQRACRDLERLGVEVRVNTMVTDITEQGVRVGEEFIPTQSVFWAAGNAASPLVKTLDVPLDRSGRVLVEPDLSLPGDGRVFVVGDVAAVKQPDGRWVPGVAPAANQMGKWAAGNILRQLDGESSRPFRYFNKGDLATIGRHKAVASFFDGKLQFRGYIAWFLWLFVHIAYLVGFRNRISVLLQWAYNYIFFERGVRLITETEDASMSRHPATQGRTGEYHARASDSVAGGG; encoded by the coding sequence ATGAACGCCGCGAAGCCGAAGGCGCGGGTCGTCATCATCGGCGGTGGGTTCGGCGGCCTCAACGCGGCGCGTGCGCTGGCGAAGCGCCGGGACGTCGAAGTGCTGCTGATCGACCGCACGAACCACCATCTGTTCCAGCCGTTGCTGTACCAGGTGGCGACGACGTCGTTGGCGCCGAGTGACATCACCGCGCCGATCCGCTGGGTGCTGCGCGAGCAGAAGAACGTGACGACGCTGCTGGGCACGGTGGAGAAGATCGAACGCCGCAACCGCTCGATCCGCGTGGTGGGCGAGCCGGAGCCGGTGCACTACGACTATCTGATCGTGGCGCCGGGGACGCGGCACAGCTACTTCGGCAACGACGGCTGGGAGCGCTGGGCGCCGGGCCTGAAGAGCGTCGAGGACGCGCGGCGTATCCGCAAGCGCTTCCTGTTGGCCTTCGAGCGCGCGGAGTGGGAAGAAGACGAAGCCGCGCGCAAGGCGTTGTTGACCTTTGTGATCGTCGGCGGTGGTCCGACCGGCGTGGAGCTCGCCGGCGTGTTGCCGGAGATGTGCCGAGTCGCCTTCCGTCCGGATTTCCGGCGCATCGATACGTCGATGGTGAAGGTGATCTTGCTTGAAGGCGGTCCGCGCATCCTGCCGGCGTTCCCGGAGCGTCTCTCGCAGCGCGCCTGCCGCGACCTCGAGCGGCTCGGGGTCGAAGTGCGCGTGAACACGATGGTCACGGACATCACCGAGCAGGGCGTGCGCGTGGGTGAGGAGTTCATCCCGACGCAGTCGGTGTTCTGGGCGGCGGGCAACGCAGCGTCGCCGCTGGTGAAGACGCTCGACGTGCCGCTCGATCGCTCGGGGCGTGTGTTGGTCGAGCCGGATCTCTCGCTGCCGGGCGATGGTCGCGTGTTCGTGGTCGGCGACGTGGCGGCGGTGAAGCAGCCGGATGGTCGCTGGGTGCCGGGCGTGGCGCCGGCGGCGAATCAGATGGGCAAGTGGGCGGCAGGCAACATCCTGCGTCAGCTCGATGGCGAATCGTCGCGGCCGTTCCGCTACTTCAACAAGGGCGACCTCGCGACGATCGGCCGGCACAAGGCGGTGGCGAGCTTCTTCGACGGCAAGCTGCAGTTCCGCGGGTACATCGCGTGGTTCCTGTGGCTGTTCGTGCACATCGCGTATCTCGTGGGCTTCCGCAACCGCATCAGCGTGCTGCTGCAGTGGGCGTACAACTACATCTTCTTCGAGCGCGGCGTGCGGTTGATCACGGAGACGGAAGACGCGTCGATGTCGCGGCATCCGGCGACGCAGGGGCGCACGGGGGAATACCATGCGCGGGCTTCTGATTCCGTGGCGGGTGGAGGCTGA
- a CDS encoding MFS transporter, protein MVTAFVDMVGLLMVLPLLPFYAQRFVGQGPLWRALDTVGLGGEGTVIAILVSSFAIAQLVSAPLWGRVSDRYGRRPALMIGLASSGIAYVVFAYAGSLELLFLSRIVQGAGGGTVGVIQAYVADATEPKDRAKALGWLSAATNAGVALGPAIGSFAARIGPEWPGLFAAIITLVNVGFAWKYLTESNEHAGVKTADRPKVSGSRETLLRVTTHPGLPASRLIWIYAIGMGAFHGMNAILALFLNAQFGIDETSIGWVFVYIGVLSVLTRAVFLGPLVDRYREPRLSRYGGMFLMLGMLALPFTTNYASLALAILLIPLGTAFTFPCVTGMLSQVIPNHERGLYMGVQQTFGGIARVAGPLWAGFAFDYLGKGVPFFTGAALAAFTIFLGLGIEHHLPDHKPSVA, encoded by the coding sequence CCACTGCTCCCGTTCTACGCCCAGCGCTTCGTCGGCCAAGGCCCGCTGTGGCGGGCGCTCGATACCGTCGGCCTCGGGGGCGAAGGCACCGTCATCGCGATCCTCGTCTCCAGCTTCGCGATTGCACAGCTGGTGAGCGCCCCGCTCTGGGGCCGCGTGTCCGACCGCTACGGGCGGCGCCCCGCGCTGATGATCGGACTCGCGAGCTCGGGCATCGCCTACGTGGTGTTCGCCTACGCCGGCTCGCTCGAGCTGCTGTTCCTCTCGCGCATCGTGCAGGGCGCCGGCGGCGGCACCGTGGGCGTCATCCAGGCCTACGTCGCCGATGCAACGGAGCCGAAGGACCGCGCGAAGGCACTCGGCTGGCTGAGCGCCGCGACCAACGCCGGCGTCGCGCTCGGTCCCGCCATCGGCTCGTTCGCCGCGCGCATCGGCCCCGAATGGCCCGGGCTCTTCGCCGCGATCATCACGCTGGTGAACGTCGGCTTCGCGTGGAAGTACCTCACCGAGAGCAACGAGCACGCCGGCGTGAAGACGGCCGACCGCCCCAAGGTCTCCGGCTCGCGCGAGACGCTGCTGCGCGTGACGACGCATCCCGGATTGCCGGCGAGCCGCTTGATCTGGATCTACGCGATCGGCATGGGCGCGTTCCATGGCATGAACGCCATCCTCGCGCTGTTCCTCAACGCGCAGTTCGGCATCGACGAGACGAGCATCGGCTGGGTCTTCGTGTACATCGGCGTGCTCAGCGTGCTGACCCGTGCAGTCTTCCTCGGGCCGCTCGTGGATCGCTATCGCGAGCCACGGCTCTCGCGCTACGGCGGCATGTTCCTGATGCTCGGCATGCTCGCGCTGCCGTTCACCACGAACTACGCCTCGCTGGCACTGGCGATCCTGCTCATCCCGCTCGGCACGGCCTTCACCTTCCCCTGCGTGACGGGCATGCTCTCGCAGGTGATCCCGAACCATGAGCGCGGGTTGTACATGGGCGTGCAGCAGACCTTCGGCGGCATCGCGCGCGTCGCGGGACCGCTCTGGGCGGGCTTCGCCTTCGACTACCTCGGCAAGGGCGTCCCCTTCTTCACAGGTGCGGCGCTGGCGGCATTCACGATCTTCCTCGGGCTCGGCATCGAGCATCACCTGCCCGATCACAAGCCTTCCGTGGCGTAA